AGCGGCGCCGCGCTCACCGGCAACGGTCGAGAACCGCACGAAAATGTCGGTGCGCTTGCCCACTTCGCAAAACACTCTGGCCTTGGTGTAGCGGCTGATGTCGTGGGTGACGGTGAAGGTACCGAAGGCCCCTGAACCCTTGGCATGCATGCGCCGCTCTGGAATGACCTCGCGATCGAAATGCGCAAGCTTTTCCAGCAGCCAAACGTCCTGTAGCAGTGCCGGACCTCTGGGGCCGGCGGTTTGCGTATTGTTGTTGTCGACCACTGGCGCGCCAGCGGCGGTCGTTAGCTTGTTCATGCGCGACTCCCGGCATTGATCGGTGTTGTGACGGATGGGTCCGTGTCCGAGAAGGACGCTCAATCACACCAAATGCCATGCACGCCTGCTATTACACGATGGTGTCGCCAAGCCATGCGAAGGTTGAGCAGCGGGAAATCAGGCGAGGGTAATGCGCACGGGTATATTGCCGCGTGTGGCTTTGGAGTAGGGGCAGTTCTGGTGCGCCGCTTCGATGAGCTGCATCGCGGTTTCGGCCTCGATGTCGGGGAGCGATACAGCGAGCCGGGCCTGCAACGCAAAGCCGTGTTCACCGTGCACCAGATCGATCTGCGCATCGACGCCGGCGCTGGAGGGAAAAGCGATTTTACGTGCATTGCAGGCGTGGCGCAGTGAACCGAGAAAGCAGGCTGACCAGCATACAGCGAACAATTGTTCAGGATTGGTACCGGTGCCGGGGGCGCCTGGAGGCGACAGCTTGAGATCGAGCCGTCCATCGAGGCTGCGAGCACTGCCCTCACGCCCGCCCGAGGTATAGGTGCGCCCGCTGTAGAGGGTTTTTTCGATGTTGATCATAGGAATTTCCTGGGCTTGTGGGCGCGGCAGCGCGCACGCGAATCAGCTCACGGGCAAGGCTTCACGAGCGCGGCATGTGACGATGCCGCCCAGCGGATCGAATAGGCCACCGGCGTGGGATCTGTCGAGTAATGTCGATCGTGCTAAGTCGACAATCCAGGCGCGGAACGGCTGGGCAGGGTCGTAGCGTGTGTGTTCGAGATACAGCGCCTTGAAGGCTTGCTGAACCAGACCGGCGATTTCGCCGTGCTGGATGCGCCCGGCCTGCACCTGGCCTTCATAAAAAGCGATGAAAAGTGGCATCACCGTGGCGAACAGCTTCTGTGATTCGCCCCGGTCATGCCTGAGCGCGCCGGCCATCAAGGCATGCAATTCGTCGTTTCCCGGCCGTTGCGCCGGGCTGAGGCAATTGACGCGATAACGTTGGGGCATGATCGGTTCCTCTGCACCTGATGTTCAGGGATGAGGTTCAAGCATGAACGCAACCGATCCGAGACGCCCGTTATGCGCTGTTAGCGCTTGTTAGTGGCGGGTGTGGCTGGACATTGTCGGGTTCGGCGCTTGGAGATTGTGCGACCGTGCGCAGGCGGGCCGAAATCCACTCCCGACTGTAAGCCAGCACATGTTCAGCAGTGGCCGTCGGGAAGTGAATAAACCCATGCGGACATTCCGGCAGCACATGCACTTCCACCGGCGCCGCGTGTTGCCAGCGCTCGGCGATGAGCCGTGTGTCATCAAGCAACGGATCGAGCTCACCGGCAAACAGCAGCGCTGGCGGCAGTCCGCTGAAATCGCCATACAGCGGTGACAGCGGTGGCTGGCGTCGTTGTTCGTCGCTGATATCCGGCGTGAGCAGGCGTAACGCTTCGACCATGCCGGGGCCGTCGAGCACCAGAGTATCGGCGGGTGCGGTGCGCACGCTGGGCGTGCCAGTCAGGTCGTAGACGCCGTAATACAGCAGCGCGCCGCAGATCCGTCGCAGCAGTTCTGGCGAAGATTTGAGGGCGAGCAGGGTGGCTGCCGCCAGATGCCCGCCGGCCGATTCGCCGACGACCACTGCGGGCAGTCCGGCGAATTCAGCATCGTTCAAGATGCCGCGCGTGGCGCGCAGACAGTCGTCCAGCAAGCCCTCGATCGGCGTCGACACCGCCAGTCGATAATCTACTGACACCACCGCCACGTCGCAGGTGTTGACGATAGCGATGTTGAAGTGGTCATTCATCTGCGCATTGCCGATCACCCAGCCGCCACCATGGAAATCCAGCACCACGCCTTTGGCTTTGCCCTTGGGACGGATGATGCGCACCGGCACCGTGTCGATGATCTTGCGTTCAGCGGTCAGCCCATGCTGGCGCAGCTTGCCGGCGCCGCCGATCTGACCCGCCCGCAGCAACGCCTGAACCAGTCGTGGAGTGACTCGATTGCGGACCTTGAAGCGCGGCAGCCAGGCGAGCTTTTTGTTGAACGCGCGAATCTGCGCCAGCTCGCGCTCGCCTTGCGGCCATGGAAAATCGCTCACAGGCGATTCTTCATCAGGATCGAGCAGTTCAGCGCCAGTGCAACGCACAGCCACGCCAGGTACGGGAACAGAATCAGCCCGGTGACCACGTCCAACTGCAGGGCGAATACCACCATCACCGCGACCACCACCCACAGCACCGCCAGAATCACCAGCGCCGCCAGCACCTGATGCGCGCCGAAGAACACCGGCGTCCACAGCGTATTCAGAGCGATTTGCGCAGCCCACAAGGCCAGCACCGTTTGGCTGCCGGGGATCAGGCTCAGGCGATAACCGGCCCAGGCCAGCAGCAGGTAGATGATTGTCCAGGCCACGGGAAATGCCCAGTTGGGCGGGGTGAAAGAGGGTTTGGTCAGCGATTCGTACCACGGGCCGGGTTTGAACATCACACCAGTGGTTGCCGCCGCCGCGCAGGCCAAGAGGAAAATGAAAAAGGTCATTGCCGGTCCTTAGCTGTGATCAGCTGTAATGGAGAGTTAAGAAGAGGACGCTTCGCTGCGCAAAAAGTTTGTTTGGAAATGCAATAGGGCGGTCAGGTTGAACTAAAAGCTGACTGCCGCGTCAGGATAAACAGTGCTTTTTCCACCGACGCGGACGACAACATGTACACCTATCACATTGATTATCGATTCAACGGCGAGCCTCGTACCTATCTGCTCGAACTCAAGGACGCGCAACTGGCCGAGCACGATGCGGCGATGCATCTGCTGCAACTGCATCTGGGCGATGCCGAAAACAGCCTGGTCATGCCCACGGCGGATTCGACGCCAGAGCAGATTCTTGAGCACGCAGAGCGGGTAGGTATCACGGATATCCGGGTGGTCAGCCAGACCAATTGACGCTCGAATGCGGCGCAGGCGTTGGCAGGACCTGACCTGGATTCACGCCATGCGCCGCAGTGCAAGCGCCATCCCCGCGCCCACGAGCCCCATGCAAGCGATCAGCACCGGGAAAGACATCCACCATGGAACGCCAGACGTCATCATGCTGAACTCCGACATGCCGCCGATGCCGGCAATCAGGTTCAACGGAAGGAACACTACGTTGATCAGCGTCAGCTTGCGCAGCGCCCGGTTCATGCTGTTGTTGGCGAGATTGCCATGGGATTCGATGAGGTTAGCGAACACCTTGGCGTGAATTCTGGCCTGCTGGAAGCTTTGTTCGTTTTCCACGATCAGGTCGTTCAGCGATTCCAGTTGACCGTCACTGAAGCCTTGGCGCTGGCCGTGGTTTCGCAGCAAAGTCAGCACCGCGCCGTTACTTTGAATCGCGTTCACGTAGTACACGAGGCTTTCGCTCAGGTTGTACATCTGCGCCAGTTGCTGATTGTCCATCGCACGGGTGAATTGATGCTGAATCTCCCGGGCGATCTGTTTGACCACGCGCAGATGCCCGAGGTAGTGATGAACGCTTTCAGCGAGCAACGCCATCAGCACATCCAGTGGCCCGGTCATTTGCGCATCTTGCTCAAGGCTGGAGAGCAGCGAGTTGCTCGCACAAATCACCACCAGGCGCTTTTCGCTCAGCACCACTCCGAATGACGAGATGTTGAATGCTCGCCCGTCGAAGCTTTCCGGGCGCTTCCAGATCAGGAACAGGTGATCCGGTTTGATTTCGATCCGGGCCACCTCGTCCGGATCCAGTGACGACTCCAGCACTTGAGCGCCAATGCCCAGACTTGTTTGCAACGTCGATTGCTCGACGGCGTTCGGGGCGACGGCCAGCCAGACAGTCGCCTCGTCTTCGGTGCCCTGGCGCAGTGCGCCGCAATCAATGCAATAGCGTTCAATCATCGCTCACCACGCCTGGCCACGGTGTTTGAGCTCGAGCCTTTGCGTGAACGCTTGCAGCACGCGCCGATACAGCTCGTCGCCCAGCACCGCGTCTTCGATGCCGGCGTCGAGGTTGGGGTTGTCGTTCACCTCGATGACCAGAACCCGATCGCCCGCCTGCTTGAGGTCGACGCCATAGAGGCCATCGCCGATCAGCCGAGCCGTCTGTACCGCGAGTTGCACGACGTCGGGCGGGGCTTGCTCGACGGGTACGGCCTCGCACATGCCGTTGATCTCGCCGGGCAGGGCCTTGTGGTTGTAAATCTGCCAATGCCCCTTGGACATGAAATATCTGCAGGCATACAGCGCCTCGCCATTGAGCACGCCGACGCGCCAGTCGTATTCGGTGTAGCAGTACTCCTGGGCCAGCAACAGCACCGAGTGCTCGAATAACTCCTGCGCAGCCGTGGCCAGCGCTTGCGCATCGGTGACCTTGATAACCCCCCGTGAAAAACAGCCATCGGGGATTTTCAGTACCAACGGAAAACCCAGGCGACGCCCGACGTTTTCAAGTTCCTGCGGACGATCCTTGTAGAGAATTTCCGTTACGGGCATGCCCAGACCTCGGCGCTTCAACAGGTCGGCCAGATAAACCTTGTTGGTGCAGCGCAGGATGGACGACGGATCGTCAATCACCACGAGGCCTTCGCTTTCCGCCTTCTTGGCAAACCGATAGGTGTGATCATCCACCCGCGTGGTTTCGCGGATGAACAGCGCGTCGAATTCGGCGAGACGCGCATAGTCCTTTTTCTCGATCAGCTCGACATCGATGCCCAACTGTTCGCCCGCCGCGATGAAACGCTGCAATGCCTCGGGGTTCGAGGGCGGTAGCGCTTCGTCAGGATCATGCAGGATGGCCAGGTCGTATCGGGCAACGCGTTTGGAGGCTGGCTGACGCCACGTCCTGCGATTGAAAGCATCCAGTGCATCAGCGAAAACGTGCTGCTGTTCGTCGCGAAGCCTGTGTAGCGCCCCCGCTTTGATGCCCGCAATCTGCCAGGTTTCACCACGGCGAAACTCCACCAGCAGGATGGGGCAGGGGAACGCCTCGAACAGCTGACGGCCGATCTCTTGCAGCGGCTCGATCGAGGCCTTGCCGAAGTACAGCGACAGCGTGAAAGCCTCGGTTTCGCCGTATGGATGGTTGGCCAGCGCCCGCTCCAGGGTGCGTTCCAGATCGTTCAGCCCGACCCCGTAAAGCGCTTTGCGCGCCAGCTCGCTGACGGTGCGAACCGAGGGGAACACCTTGTGCCCGCGCGCCTCGGCCAGCAATGAACAGTAGTAGCCCTGACCGAGGTATTTGTAGTTGCGGCAGAGGTTGATGACTTGGGTGCGATGAGGAAAATCGTCGCTGTGTTCAAGGTAATCCTGAGCGAGCATCAGGCTCTCGCTGGGCAAGTAATCAGCCCAGTCATCCTTGCGCTCGACAAGGATGAGCAATCGACTTCCCGGGGGTTTGATACTGGGAGGTTCCTCGCTGAGGGTGATTGTCGAATGCTCGGTTTTGTCTAATACTTCGTTCACGTTGGCTTGCACCGCTGACATGAGTAATGAATCCCTGTTGAAGAAGACGCCGCTTCAATAAATCACGGGCCACTGGGCCTGTCCCGGTTCGTTACTCAAACTTTACGGTGCGGTCATGTCTTTTGATTTTCGCTTTGCGTCGATGGACGATATCGACGATCTGGTCGAACTGGAGCGGGCCTGTTTTGCCCTCGACAGATTGAATCAGCGCAACTTCAGCTGGATGCTCAGTCGTGCCAACGCGGCGCTGATTGTCGCCACATCGGACGCCAGACTTGCCGGTTACGCCTTGGTGCTTTTTCACCGCGGCACTTCCCTGGGGCGCTTGTATTCCATTGCCGTCAGCCCTGTGTGGCGTGGACATCAACTTGGCCAATGGTTGCTGGAAGAGGCCCAGGCCTGCGCATTGGCGCGCAATTGCGCATGGCTGCGCCTGGAGGTGCGCGCGGACAACAGCGCTGCCATCCGCCTCTACGAAGCCAACGGCTATCAGCGCTTTGCCAGCGTCGAGGACTATTACGAAGACCATTGCGAGGCGTTGCGCTACGAGAAACGCATCCTGCGTGCAGCGCCCGCACCCGCCCGCCAAGTGCCGTACTACCAGCAGACCACCGAATTCACCTGCGGCGCGGCGTGCCTGCTGATGGCGATGTCCGCCATCGATCCGACCCGTGCCATGACCCGAGCGGAGGAAATCCAGCTATGGCGCGAGGCAACCACCATTTTCATGACCGCGGGCCACGGTGGCTGCAGCCCTCAGGGCCTCGCATTGGCGGCCTGGCGGCGCGGTTTCGAGGTGCGCCTGGAGGTCAGTCACCAGGGCTCGCTTTTTCTTCACGGCGTACGCAGCACAGAGAAAAAGTCGATCATGAAGCTGGTCGAGGATGGTTTTGCCCAAGACCTGGCGGCCACGCAAGTTGAGCAGGTTCTGGGTGATTATCTGGAGATCGGCGCTGCGTTGCAGGCCGGGTACAAACCGGTGGTGCTGATCAGCAGCTACCGATTCACCCGCTTGAAAGCGCCGCATTGGGTGATCATCACCGCGTGTGACCAGGACTTCGTCTATCTGCATGATCCGGATGTCGATCACAGCAAGTTGAAACGCGGCCTGGACTGCCAGCACTTGCCGGTCAGTCACCAGGAATTTCTGCGCATGACGGTGTTTGGCGTACAGCGGGTTCGCGCAGCGGTGATGCTGCGCTCCCGTTGAGGCGCGGTGGCTAGGCGCCGAGCCCTTCATCGCCGATACAGTAGCGATCCCTGCCTTTTTGCTTCGCTGCATAAAGCAGCTTGTCAGCCGACTCGATAAGAGTGGCGGGGGTCACTTCATGTTCGGCCGGTTTGCCCACCGCAATACCTGCACTGGCAGTGACGTGACCCTGCGGATGGGCTCTGTGATCCAGCCGCAAGGAGCGAATGGCCTCAAGTATTTCCTGGGCCACAAGCGCAGCCCCTCGAATATCCGTGTTGGGAAGCAACACGGAAAACTCCTCTCCGCCATACCGCACGGCGAGATCACCGGGTCGTTTCACCGCTTGCGCAATCGCTTGGCCGACAGCGCTGAGGCAGTCGTCACCGGCCGCATGCCCGTAGGTGTCGTTGTAGAGTTTGAAGTGATCGACATCGAGCATGATCACTGAAATCGACGAGCCCTGGCGTCTGGCCAGGCGAATCTCGTCGGCCAGCGCGGTGTCCAGGCGGCGGCGGTTGGCCAGCCCGGTCAGGCTGTCGGTCAAGGCCATGTCCTTCATGGCCTGGTGTGCCTTGCGCAGATCCTTTTCCATCACCATGCGTTGGCGCAATTGCCTCAAGACAATCAGTCCGAAGACCGTGAATGCGGTGATCACCGATAACAACACGAAACCGGTTTTGATCAGGTCCCAGCGCCACGGCGCAATGATCGATTCGCGGGAAAGTCCGGTTTCAACCACCAACGGGTACGTGGTCAAGGCGCGGTAACCGTACAAACGCTGGGTGCCATCGACGATGGCTCGGACCTCGGCGATACCTTGATTGGAATAGGGCAGGTAGTTCTTGAAAACCTCACTGTCGGCCAGGCTCTGTCCGATCACCGAAGCGATGAAAGGGCGCCGTACGAGGATGGTGCCGTTGCGCAACGCCAGTACCAGTGCACCTTTGTCGTCGATCTTGAAATCCCCGTAATAGTCGACGAAGTAACTGACCTTGATCGTCCCCAGCAGCACGCCGGCGAAGGAGCCGTCCGGGTTATTCAAACGACGCGAAATCGGGATGATCAGGTCGTCGGTGGATTTGCTTTTGACGACATCGCCGATGCGCACGTTTCGATCGGTGTGGGTACGGTGGTACTGGAAGTAATCGCGGTCGGCATTGTTCGCCGGGTCCGGGATGTTTTCCTTGTCGGTGACGATCCAGTGCCCGTCCGGGCCGTAAATGAACAGGCCGTGGAGCTGCGGCATCAGCTTGGCTTGCTGGACCAGCAACTTGTGAATGCGCGGCACGTTGATGTTCTGCAGTCCGTCGCCTTCGACGCGCTCGCCCAGCGCGGCGGTCAACACGTCTACCTGGCGAATGGCGTCCTCGGCGTGCTGCGCCGTTGCCCGAGCGAGGTTGGTGACCGAATCCCGCGCGGACGAAAACGCGGAGTGGTAGTCACGCCACGTGCGCCATCCTTCCACTCCCAGAAACGCCAGAATCACCGTCAGCATGAAGATCACGGTCAGGCGGAAAGCGGCTATCTCGCTGGCAGCTTTGATGGGAGCGGTTTCTGCGGCGTCATGCCCTTTGCTGTCGGGCAGTTTACGACCGAGCATCTGAAGGTCCTTATGCTTGTCATCTCTCATCTCTTGAAAGATGACCATCCGTTTCCACTGGGGATTCAATTTATTGCCTTGGCCAAGCGGCGGCCATTGGATCGTTCAAAGCGGTGCCGGGTCAACATCTGTAACTGAAGCGCGCTTTAAGGTGAGACTTGTGAGTGAAATCATCACGGCCGGTGACTTGAACATCGATCTGCACACCGCCAGCGAACCTGGCCTGTTCAAATGGCTGCTTGCCAGTTTTCTGATGGGCAAAAGGATCCAGGGCGCCATCGCCGCCAAGGCGTATCAAGTCATAGTAGAGCAGCATCAGAAAGACACGCCGCAAAAACTCGCACAGTGTACGCACCGGCAACTGGTGTCGATGCTGGGGCAGGCGCGTTATGTGCGTTACGACGAGAGCACCGCGGCGCGTTTACTCGCGTTGGCGAACAAGCTCAACAGCGAGTATGCCGGCAAGGTCAGTAACGTCGTGGCAGCGAGCGCGGATCGTAAGGCGCTGGAGAAGCGCCTGTCCGAGTTCGAGGGGATAGGGCCGAAGACGGTCGAGATCTTCATGAGGGAAGCGGCTGCGGTGCTGTTTTGAGCTTGCGGTCTGCCGCTGCACAAGGCAGCTACGCACCGCTCACATCGCAACAAACCTTGCCGCCAGTTCGCTCATCATGATCAGCGTTCCGCCGGCGAATATTGCACAGCCCAGCAGAAACTGGATTCCAGGGGCGATGGTCAGGCTTGAGGGGAAGCTCGGATTTCTATGCGTTCTCATATCGCGCTCCTGTTAGCGATGAAACCGTTCAGCCATGTCCATTGAGCGGCTTCGCTCGGCCGATGCGCGTCTGGCAACCATGGGCATCATGGGTAGGGCGTCGTCGAGTAGTGGCTGCTCGTCCGATGGCTGGACGGTGGTCTCGTCGGCGAAATTATTCGGGAGCAGGGTGCCCAGACCGAAAACATTCACCGCCATGCTGACTTTGAGCCCGCGACAGGCCTGTCGGCAGTCCAGTTCGAAACCCGCGGAGGCCTGCTCCATCAAGCGTTGAAAATGTTCAGAGGTCAGTGCCAGAACTTTGCTGCTTTTCATGTGGTTCTCCTTGAGCAAGTGGCGACCCCGGGACGGGGCCGCCGGGACTGGGTTCAGACATCTCTGCCTTGCACATAACCGGAACCCAGGTCAGCACCGGTCACCGGTTCGCTGAGTGGGTCAGAGGCTGTGCGGGTCTTCATCGCTTCCAGCACTTGTTCGTCTTCAGCAGGAAGGGTGACGCTCGCCAGACCATCGCCGCCGTCGACCGCCGGCTCTGGGTTTTCCACGTACTCCCACGCACCGCCCTCGTTCCACGGCCCACGCACATTGGGTTCGCCAGACATGTTGAAGTACTTGTTGGTGAACTCCGGCATGCCCGGCAGTTTGCCCTGCGGGAAGTTTGGCTGGATCGAGTGCAGGGCTTTTTCGAACGACTGTTGATGGGCGATTTCCCGCGTCATCAAAAAGCCAAGCGCCTCTTTAACACCCGGATCATCGGTGATGTTGATCAGGCGTTCGTAGAGGATTTTCGCCCGCGCTTCGGCAGCAATATTCGAACGGAAGTCGGCGGTAGGCTCGGTGATCGAATCTACATACGCCGCTGTCCACGGCACGCCGGCCGAATTGACCAGCGGTGCGCCTGCGCCGTAGAGCAGGCTGGTGATGTGTGAGTCGTTGCCGGCGCCATTCAGCGCGCGATACAGCTCACCTTCTTCCTGAACGCCCTCGGCGAGTTGCCCCTTCGCACCTCTGTTGAGCATCACGATGATCGAGCCGACCACCTCCAGGTGGCTCAATTCCTCGGTGGCAATGTCCAGCAGCAGATCTTTGCGCCCCGGATCTTCCTCGGCCAAAGCTTGAGTGAAGTAGCGCGCTGCCGCGGCCAGCTCGCCATTGGCGCCCCCGAATTGCTCCAAAAGCAGATTGGCCAGCCCCGGATTGGGCTCGGCCACACGAACGGTGTACTGAAGTCGCTTGTTATGTATGAACATTCAAATTTTCCTCAGACCAGGCTATCGCGCAGTCACCCCTTGTGGGTGTGAGCGCATGCATAGTTGTGAGGAGTGGGTGGAGCGGAAATTTCGTTTATTGCGGGGTGGCTGGACGGACGGCAGAAGGCGGAAAGTTCCGCAAACAGGACGGTTGGCGCGATCCTGTTCTACGACCATTGTGGGAGCGAGCCTGCTCGCGAACGCGGTACGTCGGTCACCGGAGCTGGTGGCTGATCCAGCGCTTTCGCGAGCAGGCTCGCTCCCACATTGGTTGGTTTGCAATCAGGCGATTTTCAATGCCCTCAGTACAGGCAGCGTTTGCTCGGCAAACACCTGAGCCTGTGCGGTCAGTGCGGCGATATTGGCCTCGGCGGTGAGCAATGGCTGGCCATTGTCGACCAGCACTTCACCTTGTTCGCTGATCACCCCCCACGCCAGTTGCGCCCACTCGGCTGGTTGCTGTTTGCCTTGTTTTATCGAAATCAGGAACAACTGCTGGAAGCGGCTGACCGTGACGCCACCCCCCGTGACCGGGCTGGCCAGGGTCTGGATGTTGGCGCCGTACAGCGAGCGTTTGCACAGCTGCAAGTTGAGTGCGGCGCAGCGTCCGCTGACCTGCGACTCGGCGGTCTCGCTCTGGCACGGGGCCACGGCGCCCATGCCGATCAGCACGGCGAGGGCTTGTTCGAGGTCGTCGTAAGCCAGCGCAGCCTCGGACAGCAACTGGCGCATGGATTTCGCGGCATAGTTCTGCGCCGCCAGTGCATCGAGCACTGGGCCGTAGATTTCCGGTTGCAGGGTCGCTTCGCCGGCAGGACCGGTGACCGAGCCCGCGACGGTTTCCCAGGGTTGCAGCAGCACGAAACGGGAGTGAAGCATTCGCGCGCGGCGTTCGGCAGCAGACAGGCGGGTCGCGCCGCGCAAGTACAGGTCGCGGCGGAAGTGCTGGTTGACGAAGTAGTCCCGCGCTTGCTCGCGCATGACCGGGTGTTCGATGGTTTCCAGAAAGTCCATGCCTTCGGCGCTCAGGTTGAGCGGGTCGACCGAGTCCAGCGGCACTGCCGTGGTGGCGTAGTCGAGTTTGGCCGGGGCCAGCGCATCGACCACGTCGGCGAAGTACATGCAGTTCCAGTCGCGATTGAAATATTCATGGGCGACGTAATGACGATCCTGGCCCTTGATGCTCTGCAGCCGCGCGCCGAGACTCGGCGCCGCAGCGGCGTATTTCGGATTGGCTGCGAGCAGTGCTTCGGAGAATTGGAGCGCGGCGTCGATGCGTTGATCGGAGCGCGACGAGGCATTGGCAAAACGATCGTGCAGGCTGAACAGGTTGCGCAGCGGCGCCGACGGCGACCAGCCGGGGAAGCAGTTGTAGCTGACGTAGAGCATGCCGCCGGGCTTGAGGTGGCGGCGGGCGAATTCGACGATCAGTTTCTGGTTGTCGCGGCTGACCCAGGTCCAGATGCCGTGCAGGCTGATGCTGTCGAACTGCGGCAGATCGGAGCGCGTCAGCAGTTGTTCGAAGCTGTCGTCATACAGACGGGCGCCGTTGTTGGCGGCAGCGGCAAGGTCGATGGCATGCGCGGCCATGCCCGGGTGGAAATCCGTGCCGACAAACGAGCCCGGGTTGGCCGTTGCGTGGATGTTGATCGACACGCCTTGGCCAAAGCCCAATT
This genomic interval from Pseudomonas koreensis contains the following:
- a CDS encoding class I SAM-dependent methyltransferase — protein: MSNAWNEGYFTDEGYTYSYSREINPVFLRYCLLLRGFATLDSTDGVHCELGFGQGVSINIHATANPGSFVGTDFHPGMAAHAIDLAAAANNGARLYDDSFEQLLTRSDLPQFDSISLHGIWTWVSRDNQKLIVEFARRHLKPGGMLYVSYNCFPGWSPSAPLRNLFSLHDRFANASSRSDQRIDAALQFSEALLAANPKYAAAAPSLGARLQSIKGQDRHYVAHEYFNRDWNCMYFADVVDALAPAKLDYATTAVPLDSVDPLNLSAEGMDFLETIEHPVMREQARDYFVNQHFRRDLYLRGATRLSAAERRARMLHSRFVLLQPWETVAGSVTGPAGEATLQPEIYGPVLDALAAQNYAAKSMRQLLSEAALAYDDLEQALAVLIGMGAVAPCQSETAESQVSGRCAALNLQLCKRSLYGANIQTLASPVTGGGVTVSRFQQLFLISIKQGKQQPAEWAQLAWGVISEQGEVLVDNGQPLLTAEANIAALTAQAQVFAEQTLPVLRALKIA